DNA sequence from the Colletotrichum destructivum chromosome 9, complete sequence genome:
TGGTCAATCAATGGGTAGTGGGATCGGTCAGAACAAGGGCGGACAAACCTCATCCACTGGGGATCGTCGGTGATAATCTCACCCGGGGTGACGATGTCGTAGTTGTCGCCGCGGGCGCGCTTCGCCGGCCGCATGGGGATGTCGCCCTCGATGTCGGCGCCACCATCGGAGTCCGAGTCTGaatcggcggcagcggtgtAGCGTGCGGGCTTGTGGTGTGAAGACGTGCCCCTTGGGGCGAGGATTGTGATAGGCATTGTTTtgtggtggtgacggcgacgggaCCGCGGGGTGGTGCGCCGGTAGTGCGTCGGAGGTGGATTCCACGGGTCCAGGTGTATTTCGCAATGGCTAATGAGATTCGATTGGGGGGGTTCGGGGGTTCAATCGCCGTGGTTGTTGTGTTGCGTGGTGGTTTTTGGTGGTGTAGGTGAAGGTCGAAGTTGACTGGGTGCAAAGATTTTTGGTGAAGCTTTGGAGGGGCAGATTGGAGCTTGTGGTTGATGGGTAACGGCACCGAACTGTAACAAACTTGGGGATTTTACAGGTCCGCAAATATCACCACAAAATAATCGGAACAGTCTTCTACCTGTCTACAATACATCGTTTTCCGTTGGCGGTTTCGCTTTTAAACTTTACAGTGTTGTACAGTATTATTACAGCCCGCTTGACGGATGCTGGGCTTAGCAACCATGTTGGTCATGAACCACGCGAGCGTCCTGTCTGAGTTGGTCCTGATTTCGTCACTCGAACTGGGCAAGACCTTTTCCCTCAACGTCTCCTAGAAAACTCTCCAATGGCTGGAGTCTGGCGGGATCGTATTCCTCTTTCGCTCAGCGGCAATTTGATAGAGGCAGACAGTCGGCGGCCGTATCGACGGTTCCACGCATGGACCTGCGGCTTCGACGACCGCAACGGACATCCGATTGAGTGGTGTTGATTTCGTTGATCCGATTCCATCTCCCTTTCCTGCGGCCCCTTTACCGGAACAACCTCCATAGACCAAGATAAGCCAGTCCCATCGAGATGCTGGCAACGCCCAGCTTGCGGCTTCTCATTCCGAACATCGAGCCGGACTTGAGGATCGCCGCGTGTTGCCGTTCGAGGTGGCCCATGCCGGTGAGGTAGTTGTAAGCTGCGAGGCCGATGAATGCACCGCCTCCTGTTTCGCGGGAGCATCGGATTAGTATTGTGGTCACCTTTAAGCGCAGCAGGCTCGGGGTTCCTCACCAACCACTCTGCACGATGTGCAATCATCGCCGCGATCCTCGCGCAGGAGTTGGTCGAGGTTCTCGGGCTTATCAAGAGTGCCCACGCTGGGGATCTTGTCGCCTCCTCCGATCATGGCGACAACTTCTCGGTGTTGGACTCTCAAAAACGTTGCACTGGTCGTTGTCAGGTGCAGAGCGTACGACGGTTTGTTTGTGACCTACACAGTACAATCAATGCCCTACCAGTCCAGTAGCACGCATGCGCGGCCTGGAGCTTTGCTGAGCGACAGGGTTATGGCGCACCTGATTGGCTGGGCTGAGCCCTGCACTAACATTTAATCTTATCATACGACATGGGCACGCGTCCAGAGGGGCGGGATTGTGTGGTCCCTCGGGAGTCCAGAAGAGCTCCAGCACCGACACTGACGTGCTGTCACCGAAAGCAATCTCCCCCCACCACCTCCGACAACCACGGCACAGCCTCCGATGCCGACTTGAATGATGAACGGCGTTATTGAAGCGCTGCACATTTACGATGAGCACAAGTCAGTCGCATACATCACAGACCTCCAGAACCCCCCTGACTAACACCACGCAGCCATGCCATCCTGTCGCACACGTACACTTCCCGCCCGCTGTCGGCGCaacacctcctccccctctaCCTAGAGCACCCCGCGCCGCGACCGAACCTGATCTACCTGCCGAACACGAATCCACCGACGCTCGTCTTCAGTCTCAACCACGCCAATCTCTTGTTTCtggcgacctcgtcctctGAAATCGAACCcctcctcgttctcgagTTCGTCCACCGCATCATCGACGTCTTCGAGGAGTTCCTTGGCGCCCCCTTGCTGGCGCACAAGATCGAGAGCAATTACGATGTCGTTGCGCAGCTTCTCAACGAAATGTGCGACGCCGGCACCATCAGCACGACCGAACCGAACGCGCTGAGGGACttggtggaggtggagggctGGGTTGGCAAGCTGCTCGGCAGCATTAACCTGCCAGGGTAAGGGACATCATGCTAtcagaagaagacggagcTGACGAAGGACTGTAGGAAACCCGGTAATTTTGGCACGGGTTTTGCCAACCCGAGCGCGCCATCGTTGATCGCACAGAATACCCCGGCGTTGCCCTGGCGCAGAGCTAACGTCCGGCATACATCTAACGAGATGTACTCGGACATCGTCGAGACCCTGACAGTCACGCTCGCGCCTTCTGGGAGGCCGCTAGCAGCATTTGCAAATGGCACGATAGCCTTCACCTGCAAGGTTTCCGGTATGCCCGACATTGTCATGACCTTGACGAGTCCATCCGGAAAACACAACTTGGCGGGCTTCATGGACCTCCCCGTGTTCCACCCGTGTGTGCGCTTAGCCCGGTGGAAGGAGCGGCCGGGCGAGCTTAGCTTCATACCGCCAGACGGACGGTTCATCTTGGCCAGCTACGAGGTCGACCTCTTGCCATTCACAAATGGCAAGAGTGGCAGCCTGAGCGCGAACAATCTCAAGTTGCCTGTCAACATTGAGATGAAGACGGGTCTGGGCCCGCTGGGCTCTGACTTTGAGGTTCGATTACATGTAAACAGGGTGCTAGGAGCAAGTGGCCCATCGGCAGCAAGCCAGTACggacgaggcggaggcggagcaggtcgaggatTCGGAGGGCCTCATCCCGgcacaccatcatcaccgctTATGGAGGATCTTGTGGTGACAGTGCCCCTGCCAGCCGAGGTTAGGAACCTGTCAGAGCTGCGGCCAAGCAAAGGCGACGCGAGCTTCAACCCCAGTGAAAGGGTCCTCGAGTGGCATGTGCCCACAAAGGAGCTGTCTACCGGCACGTCCTACTTCGGTCTCAAGTGTACCGTGGTAGGACAGCcggtggacgaggacgaggatgagctTGACCCGAACGGTTTCGGTTTCGGGAAGGCGTACGGCTACGACGAGCCGTACCAGAGCAGTCCGGTCcagtcgaagaagccgaccGAGaatgccgatgacgagaagGACGCGAAGAGGGTGGCGCAGAACAAAATGCTGATGCcaagctcggcgtcggtcaGCTTCTCAGTCAAGGGGTGGCTGCCGAGCGGGCTCAAGGTGGAGAGCATCATGCTCGACCCGCGCAAAAGTaaaggcctcggcgagggcgtgaAGCCGTACAAGGGCGTCAAGTACCTGACAGTAAGCAAGGGCGGTGTAGAGACGCGGTGTTAGTTAGACAAGACGTTCTGCAGAGCAAACATGAAATAATGAGTATTATCCTATTTGACGTTTGATTTTTGGTGGATGTGGTATGACCGTTTAAAAGATTCACATGCATCGGGGAGACGTCTAGTCCCAACGACTAGTGGGAGACTAGCCAAGTTTAAGTCCTTTGCGGTCTACACAGGCTACCTGGTAGTAGATATTCCACGAAGCATACGTCACGAACGTGACAGGCAAGCCACATAAATGGACAGTGGGAGAAGGCCGTGTgcgccgttgacgatggGCGAACCCAGATGTGGAATGTGGTCTCGGTGACTCGGCGGGAATTAACCCTGGTCCCTGAAGGGATCCATACAAGAATCCATTGAgcccatcgccgcccccAACATCCCCCACTCCCGG
Encoded proteins:
- a CDS encoding Putative clathrin adaptor, mu subunit, Longin-like domain superfamily codes for the protein MNGVIEALHIYDEHNHAILSHTYTSRPLSAQHLLPLYLEHPAPRPNLIYLPNTNPPTLVFSLNHANLLFLATSSSEIEPLLVLEFVHRIIDVFEEFLGAPLLAHKIESNYDVVAQLLNEMCDAGTISTTEPNALRDLVEVEGWVGKLLGSINLPGKPGNFGTGFANPSAPSLIAQNTPALPWRRANVRHTSNEMYSDIVETLTVTLAPSGRPLAAFANGTIAFTCKVSGMPDIVMTLTSPSGKHNLAGFMDLPVFHPCVRLARWKERPGELSFIPPDGRFILASYEVDLLPFTNGKSGSLSANNLKLPVNIEMKTGLGPLGSDFEVRLHVNRVLGASGPSAASQYGRGGGGAGRGFGGPHPGTPSSPLMEDLVVTVPLPAEVRNLSELRPSKGDASFNPSERVLEWHVPTKELSTGTSYFGLKCTVVGQPVDEDEDELDPNGFGFGKAYGYDEPYQSSPVQSKKPTENADDEKDAKRVAQNKMLMPSSASVSFSVKGWLPSGLKVESIMLDPRKSKGLGEGVKPYKGVKYLTVSKGGVETRC